In Blastopirellula sediminis, the following proteins share a genomic window:
- a CDS encoding HlyD family efflux transporter periplasmic adaptor subunit, with protein sequence MATLTDSLIASSSRPLGLRIRPDLTARRHYYQGRAYWVVKEPLGLNYFRFQEEEYAILQMLDGHTSLETIKEKFEREFAPQKIGFRELQQFIGTLHRSGLIIAESRDQGRQLRKRRDSRKWNERLQTASNILSIRFKGIDPEWLLNAMLPYTRWLFTMPALIFFSLYALTALLLVLVQYDTFRSRLPEFQEFFGPEWSNWMLLGCVLAATKVCHEFGHGLSCKRFGGECHEMGVMFLVLTPCLYCNVSDSWMLPNKWHRAAIGAAGMYIEIILASTATFLWWFSEPGLLNHLCLQVMFVSSISTIVFNGNPLLRYDGYYILSDVMEVPNMRQKASTILQRYLSEWCLGLEQPEDPFLPQRNRLGFGLYTIASNIYRWVVMFSILYFLNQVFEPMGLKVIGQTIALMGLWGLVVMPLWKFGKFMYVPGRMSQVKRKNVLATVAVAVGVVAGIALIPLPQWVNCPVEVRPENAEVAYVVVPGVLEEMLVQPGQKVEKGSQLARVINYDLLTQIAELEEEEKRLTRLRDSLHHLRLGDNAGGSFEQRYMEVRKQLESASEQLRKKRIEQQLINVPAPVSGFIFPSADRRDPQSGSGQLPTWTGSPFEKRNQGAYVTTSDALCQIGESDQMEAVIYVDQDYVELVRMGQEVYIKLDAFPGKTFETKLAEIGDKQVEFVPNSLTVQQGGELAAETDPLSGRARPQNATFPAQAPLTDVEAMTAVGLRGRAKIFVDWQPLGLRLWRYVNRTFHFKL encoded by the coding sequence GCGCCTACTGGGTCGTTAAAGAGCCGCTCGGACTCAACTACTTCCGCTTTCAGGAAGAAGAGTACGCCATCCTGCAAATGCTGGACGGGCATACTTCGCTGGAAACGATCAAAGAAAAGTTTGAAAGAGAATTCGCGCCGCAGAAGATCGGCTTTCGCGAATTGCAGCAGTTTATCGGTACGCTTCACCGCAGCGGTCTGATCATCGCCGAATCGCGCGATCAAGGCCGCCAACTCCGTAAGCGCCGCGACAGCCGCAAGTGGAATGAGCGTCTGCAAACGGCCTCGAACATTCTCTCGATTCGCTTTAAGGGGATCGACCCGGAATGGCTGCTCAACGCGATGCTGCCGTACACGCGGTGGCTGTTCACGATGCCGGCGCTGATCTTCTTTTCGCTCTACGCTTTGACGGCGCTGTTGCTGGTGCTGGTCCAGTACGACACGTTCCGTAGTCGACTGCCGGAATTCCAGGAGTTCTTCGGTCCGGAATGGTCCAACTGGATGCTCCTCGGCTGCGTGTTGGCGGCGACCAAAGTTTGCCACGAATTTGGACACGGCCTGTCGTGCAAACGCTTTGGGGGCGAATGTCACGAGATGGGGGTTATGTTCCTGGTCCTTACCCCATGTCTGTATTGCAACGTCTCCGACTCGTGGATGCTGCCGAACAAGTGGCACCGCGCGGCGATCGGCGCCGCGGGGATGTATATCGAAATCATCCTGGCGTCGACGGCGACGTTCTTATGGTGGTTCAGCGAGCCGGGCCTGTTGAATCATCTTTGCCTGCAGGTGATGTTCGTCAGCTCGATCAGCACGATCGTCTTCAACGGCAACCCGCTGTTGCGTTACGACGGTTACTACATCCTGTCGGACGTCATGGAAGTGCCGAACATGCGGCAGAAGGCCAGCACGATCCTGCAGCGATATCTGTCGGAGTGGTGCTTGGGCCTGGAACAGCCGGAAGACCCGTTCCTGCCGCAACGCAATCGCCTTGGTTTCGGCCTCTATACGATCGCGTCCAACATTTACCGTTGGGTCGTGATGTTTTCGATTCTGTACTTTCTCAATCAAGTCTTCGAGCCGATGGGCTTGAAAGTTATCGGTCAGACGATCGCCCTGATGGGTTTGTGGGGCCTGGTCGTGATGCCACTCTGGAAGTTCGGCAAGTTCATGTACGTGCCGGGGAGAATGTCGCAAGTGAAACGCAAAAACGTTCTCGCGACGGTCGCCGTGGCCGTCGGCGTGGTCGCCGGAATCGCGCTGATTCCATTGCCCCAATGGGTGAACTGCCCCGTCGAAGTTCGCCCGGAAAACGCCGAAGTCGCTTACGTCGTCGTTCCCGGCGTGCTGGAAGAAATGCTGGTCCAGCCAGGTCAGAAGGTCGAGAAAGGGTCGCAGCTCGCCCGCGTCATCAACTACGACCTGCTGACTCAGATCGCCGAATTGGAAGAAGAAGAGAAACGGCTGACTCGGCTCCGCGACAGTCTCCATCATCTCCGTCTGGGCGACAATGCCGGCGGATCGTTCGAACAGCGCTATATGGAAGTTCGCAAACAACTGGAGTCAGCGTCGGAACAGCTGAGAAAGAAACGAATCGAACAACAACTGATTAACGTCCCGGCGCCGGTCAGCGGATTCATCTTCCCTTCGGCCGATCGCCGCGATCCGCAATCTGGTTCGGGGCAATTGCCGACCTGGACCGGCTCGCCGTTTGAAAAACGGAACCAAGGCGCCTACGTCACGACCAGCGACGCGCTCTGCCAGATCGGCGAATCCGATCAGATGGAAGCGGTGATCTACGTCGACCAGGACTACGTCGAACTGGTTCGCATGGGGCAAGAGGTCTACATAAAACTAGACGCTTTCCCTGGCAAAACTTTTGAAACCAAGCTGGCCGAGATCGGCGACAAGCAAGTCGAATTCGTTCCGAACAGCTTAACGGTCCAACAAGGAGGCGAACTCGCCGCCGAAACCGATCCGCTGTCGGGTCGCGCTCGACCGCAAAACGCGACGTTCCCCGCCCAGGCGCCTTTGACCGACGTCGAAGCGATGACCGCCGTCGGTCTACGAGGCCGCGCCAAGATCTTCGTCGACTGGCAGCCGCTGGGCTTACGACTTTGGCGCTACGTGAACCGCACGTTCCACTTCAAACTGTAG
- a CDS encoding peptidylprolyl isomerase yields MLPPDLVIFVFACVLLLCGAMAALARASQVKVIPLTAKSGQRRKQQPMQVEALEVREVFDAAGVELEGENLFIDGQIYSNVDMVALAKAIAATGAKFYGAVWCPHCTEQKNIFGEGGDYLPFVEVTNPDKTLNALGTSLGITKLPTWVFADGSRVEGTMSITQLVQFSGVTVPTSTTPYIAEIDPITLNAGEPLFLTLDGYAPTGQPLTYTVTSSSGTIETEVRQQTRSLRLTIKNFGVMEFQLLEDYNNLATEQIISLVQSGFYDGLTFHRIIEDFMIQGGDPTGTGYGDGSVPTFNDQYDNDLLFNRAGTLGMAKSYDDTNSSQFFITSDGNDGGSLDFRYTIFGYMTEGDAVRAAIAQIPTNSSDAPSYGVIIEKAEIFYDKENALVKLNTFVPGITGTDTLTITATDVSGNTFSRTVSVSYIPGGSNKVAYLAPVPNMIVNPGSTKTYQLNGIDPNGTAVRYLDKSLLNYYGLSYQSHDSNGLIYSVDNVSGQLTIQAPSTFRGTGQIIVAAYDPTNAYSANDIDFQIITISASAAPILVSDTFDTIAGSVNALTPLANDTASAPAWDYDTFEILDAPAGLQLNVENGVLVYSPPLGYSGTFSLHYQVSNIYGGSATNGLITINVVPNTLAVAGDDMYQIDVDSVAILDVLGNDRANKYLSTSAGLSIQSFTSSAAGAAISIENGKIRYVPAEGFTGLDAFTYTVTNGTSTATATVTVSVLETEDIGITVSREKTNASVVDALPLSESYLNEWDAFWVEVWVNADRISTQGVSAAAVDLQFVPGLFEVSAIQPGANFQFTSTPTINTETGEISGLDAAATSTGLGVGERVLLARIRFQPIANGGLAVDSEGIAFDALFSVNNAQIQAPDTAMVDAQMTALPSTKILPVVYDMDDDGQVNISDIFAFAGLYTGGATTSSTIGDFDLSGALSTYDVSLLLRELGESWTSVSGGSKIIYDFNYLAVRLAEEPLTAGGTASAGAVTSIDVQSVQPVFDAATAMVEDAYSQLSIFNYVVTTNFQIVDLPGSQLSYRNNGTIYLDIDAAGRGWFVDSTPTLNEEFNSSGTNSWQAIADGDADGGIDLLSVILHELLGDGDETANALFANTLAPGQRFLFAPEEMAIFQILVDQAMAEA; encoded by the coding sequence GTGCTTCCCCCTGATCTCGTCATCTTCGTATTCGCATGCGTCCTCCTTCTCTGCGGGGCAATGGCGGCGTTGGCTCGCGCTTCCCAGGTCAAGGTAATTCCACTGACAGCCAAGAGCGGCCAAAGGCGCAAGCAGCAGCCGATGCAAGTCGAAGCGCTCGAAGTCCGCGAAGTCTTCGACGCCGCTGGGGTCGAACTTGAAGGGGAAAACCTATTCATCGACGGGCAGATCTACTCCAACGTCGACATGGTCGCCCTGGCCAAAGCGATCGCCGCGACGGGCGCGAAGTTCTACGGCGCCGTCTGGTGCCCTCACTGCACCGAGCAAAAGAACATCTTCGGGGAAGGGGGGGACTACCTGCCGTTCGTCGAAGTTACCAATCCTGATAAGACGCTGAACGCCCTCGGCACGTCGCTGGGGATCACCAAATTGCCGACGTGGGTCTTCGCTGACGGTTCCCGCGTTGAGGGAACGATGTCGATCACGCAGTTGGTTCAGTTCAGCGGCGTTACGGTACCGACTTCGACAACTCCGTACATCGCCGAAATCGATCCCATCACGCTGAACGCCGGCGAGCCGTTGTTTTTGACGCTCGACGGATACGCGCCGACCGGTCAGCCGCTCACCTATACCGTCACCAGCAGCAGCGGAACGATTGAAACGGAAGTCCGCCAACAGACGCGCAGCCTGCGGCTGACGATCAAAAACTTCGGGGTGATGGAATTCCAGTTGCTGGAAGACTACAACAACCTCGCAACCGAGCAGATCATCTCGCTGGTGCAATCGGGCTTCTATGACGGCCTGACGTTCCACCGGATCATCGAAGACTTCATGATCCAAGGGGGCGATCCGACGGGAACCGGCTACGGCGACGGTTCGGTCCCCACGTTCAACGACCAATACGACAACGACCTCCTCTTCAACCGCGCTGGTACGCTGGGGATGGCCAAGTCGTATGACGACACGAACAGCTCGCAATTTTTCATCACGTCCGACGGCAACGACGGCGGCTCCCTCGACTTCCGCTACACGATCTTCGGTTATATGACCGAAGGAGACGCCGTCCGTGCGGCGATCGCCCAAATCCCCACCAACTCGAGCGACGCCCCGTCGTACGGCGTCATCATCGAAAAGGCGGAGATCTTTTACGACAAAGAAAACGCCCTGGTCAAACTCAACACGTTCGTCCCAGGGATCACCGGCACCGACACGCTGACGATCACGGCGACCGACGTCAGCGGCAACACGTTTTCGCGCACCGTTTCGGTATCCTACATCCCAGGCGGCTCGAACAAAGTCGCCTATCTCGCGCCGGTGCCGAATATGATCGTCAATCCCGGCAGCACGAAGACCTATCAGCTCAACGGGATTGACCCGAACGGCACCGCGGTCCGCTACCTCGATAAGTCGCTCCTCAACTATTACGGCCTTTCCTATCAGTCGCACGATTCTAACGGCCTGATTTATTCGGTCGACAACGTGTCGGGGCAACTCACGATTCAGGCGCCCAGCACCTTTCGGGGAACTGGACAAATCATCGTCGCCGCCTATGACCCCACGAACGCCTACAGCGCCAACGACATCGACTTCCAGATCATCACTATTTCGGCCTCCGCCGCTCCGATCCTGGTCAGCGACACCTTTGACACGATCGCCGGGTCGGTGAACGCGCTGACTCCGCTGGCGAACGATACGGCGTCGGCGCCGGCGTGGGACTACGACACCTTTGAGATCCTGGACGCCCCTGCGGGTCTGCAGTTAAACGTTGAAAACGGCGTCCTCGTCTATTCGCCGCCGCTCGGTTACTCCGGCACGTTCTCGCTGCACTATCAAGTCAGCAACATCTACGGCGGATCGGCGACCAACGGGCTCATCACGATTAACGTCGTGCCGAACACGCTGGCGGTCGCCGGCGACGACATGTATCAGATCGACGTCGACAGCGTCGCGATTCTCGACGTCCTCGGCAACGATCGTGCGAACAAATACTTGTCGACCAGCGCCGGCTTGTCGATCCAGTCGTTCACCAGCTCAGCCGCAGGGGCGGCGATCTCGATTGAGAACGGCAAGATTCGCTATGTTCCGGCGGAAGGCTTTACCGGACTCGACGCGTTCACCTATACGGTTACCAACGGCACTTCCACGGCAACCGCCACCGTGACGGTTTCGGTACTGGAAACGGAAGACATCGGCATCACCGTCTCGCGTGAGAAAACCAATGCGTCGGTGGTCGACGCGTTGCCGCTAAGCGAATCGTATCTGAACGAATGGGATGCGTTTTGGGTTGAAGTCTGGGTAAATGCAGATCGCATTTCGACGCAAGGCGTCAGCGCCGCGGCGGTCGATCTGCAGTTCGTACCGGGGCTGTTTGAAGTCAGCGCGATCCAACCGGGCGCCAACTTCCAGTTCACCAGCACGCCGACGATCAATACCGAAACTGGCGAGATCTCGGGCCTGGACGCCGCCGCAACATCGACCGGCCTCGGAGTCGGCGAACGCGTTTTGCTGGCTCGGATCCGCTTCCAGCCGATCGCCAACGGCGGCCTGGCGGTCGATAGCGAAGGGATTGCGTTCGACGCCTTGTTCTCGGTCAACAACGCTCAGATTCAGGCGCCCGACACCGCGATGGTCGACGCCCAAATGACGGCGCTTCCCAGCACCAAGATCTTGCCGGTCGTCTACGACATGGATGACGACGGACAAGTCAATATTTCGGACATCTTCGCCTTCGCCGGCCTCTACACCGGCGGAGCGACGACCAGCTCGACGATCGGCGACTTTGATCTCAGCGGAGCGTTGTCGACCTATGACGTATCGCTCCTGCTTCGCGAACTGGGAGAGTCGTGGACCAGCGTTAGCGGCGGCAGCAAGATCATTTACGATTTCAACTACCTGGCCGTTCGGCTCGCCGAAGAGCCGCTGACCGCCGGCGGAACGGCATCAGCAGGCGCCGTGACCTCGATCGACGTCCAATCGGTTCAGCCGGTATTCGACGCCGCAACCGCGATGGTCGAAGACGCCTACAGCCAACTGAGCATCTTCAATTACGTCGTCACGACCAACTTCCAGATCGTCGACTTGCCGGGCTCGCAGCTCAGCTACCGCAACAACGGGACGATCTACCTGGATATCGACGCGGCCGGCCGAGGCTGGTTCGTCGATTCGACCCCGACGCTCAACGAAGAATTCAACTCGAGCGGAACCAACTCCTGGCAAGCGATCGCAGACGGAGACGCCGACGGCGGCATCGATCTGCTCAGCGTCATTCTGCATGAGTTGCTCGGCGACGGCGACGAAACCGCCAACGCACTGTTCGCCAACACGCTTGCTCCTGGCCAGCGATTCCTGTTCGCTCCCGAAGAGATGGCGATCTTCCAGATCCTGGTCGATCAGGCGATGGCTGAGGCCTGA
- a CDS encoding porin produces the protein MSRYLICAAVLLASAPHIAWGQQSLFSSDRAYRPSRGLSETSAPMVETPTAVSYVEPEMASTEMGEVYDSTVYQPACGSECSGCETCCPGLFDRFFVNGWLDQGFTGNPNASGSNGPVGQNGPLIFNDQANEYMMNQLYLSMGRAIDPCSCCWDIGGKVDLLYGTDYYFIQANGLETHADGSQHWNSNNGPRNAGTAGLYGLAMPQAYVEVLAPVFGGVRVKMGHFYTILGYESVKAPENFFYSHTYIMQYGEPFTHTGLLASWDSSCCMTWTAGFTRGWNNWEQDNGCTGFIGGFSWRSPDEATKLRMGVVAGPEDPEGDNYRSVVDVVLQQRLACRWTYVLNFNYGTEDNARVTTDSTLDSASWYGIANYLYYEVDRCLDLGLRFEWFDDRDNARVFALPNDNITQGGSYYDVTLGANYHPNDWLVVRPEVRWDWSDMTAPGINGAFEDGTSKNQFTLGFDVIMVF, from the coding sequence ATGTCGCGTTACCTAATTTGCGCCGCTGTCCTGCTCGCGAGTGCTCCGCACATCGCTTGGGGTCAGCAGTCGCTGTTCTCTTCGGATCGAGCCTACCGACCTTCGCGCGGATTGTCGGAAACCTCGGCTCCCATGGTCGAAACGCCTACCGCCGTTTCGTACGTTGAGCCGGAAATGGCGTCGACCGAAATGGGGGAAGTCTACGATTCGACGGTCTATCAGCCTGCTTGCGGCTCCGAGTGCAGCGGCTGCGAAACGTGCTGTCCTGGTTTGTTTGATCGCTTCTTCGTGAATGGTTGGCTCGATCAGGGCTTTACCGGCAATCCGAACGCTAGCGGCTCGAACGGCCCGGTCGGCCAGAATGGTCCGTTGATCTTCAACGACCAGGCCAATGAATACATGATGAATCAGCTCTATCTCTCGATGGGGCGTGCGATCGATCCGTGCAGCTGCTGCTGGGACATCGGCGGGAAGGTCGATCTGCTGTACGGCACCGACTACTACTTCATCCAGGCGAACGGTCTCGAGACCCACGCCGACGGCAGCCAGCACTGGAACAGCAACAACGGTCCCCGTAATGCGGGAACGGCCGGTCTGTACGGTCTGGCGATGCCGCAGGCCTATGTCGAAGTGCTGGCTCCGGTCTTCGGCGGCGTTCGCGTGAAGATGGGGCACTTCTATACCATCCTCGGTTACGAATCGGTCAAAGCGCCGGAGAACTTCTTTTACTCGCACACCTACATCATGCAGTACGGCGAGCCGTTCACGCATACCGGTTTGCTCGCCAGTTGGGATAGCTCCTGCTGCATGACCTGGACCGCTGGTTTCACTCGCGGTTGGAATAATTGGGAACAAGACAACGGCTGCACCGGCTTCATTGGCGGCTTCAGCTGGCGATCGCCGGACGAAGCGACCAAGTTGCGGATGGGTGTGGTCGCTGGTCCTGAGGATCCGGAAGGAGACAACTATCGATCCGTGGTCGACGTCGTCTTGCAGCAGCGTCTCGCTTGCCGCTGGACCTACGTGCTCAACTTCAATTACGGAACGGAAGACAACGCTCGGGTGACGACCGACAGCACGCTCGACAGCGCGTCGTGGTATGGGATCGCCAATTACCTCTACTACGAAGTCGATCGCTGTTTGGACCTGGGGCTCCGATTCGAGTGGTTTGACGATCGAGACAACGCTCGCGTCTTCGCCTTGCCGAACGACAACATCACCCAGGGCGGTTCTTATTACGACGTGACGCTTGGCGCCAACTACCATCCGAACGATTGGCTGGTCGTGCGTCCCGAAGTTCGCTGGGACTGGTCCGACATGACGGCGCCGGGCATCAACGGCGCCTTTGAAGACGGGACCTCGAAGAATCAGTTCACGCTCGGCTTCGACGTGATCATGGTCTTCTAA
- a CDS encoding DUF3467 domain-containing protein yields MADAPEKEEMTSPEAGKSAAPARQQVELDESALIASYANFCRVTGTPEELIIDFALNTQPVGVPQGAIKVSQRIILNYYTAKRMLAALQVSVQRHEAAFGNLEIDFQKRMLPSVRPQG; encoded by the coding sequence ATGGCCGACGCCCCCGAAAAAGAAGAAATGACCTCCCCCGAAGCCGGCAAGTCCGCCGCTCCCGCGCGTCAGCAAGTCGAGTTGGATGAAAGTGCGTTGATCGCTTCGTACGCCAACTTCTGCCGCGTGACCGGTACGCCGGAAGAACTGATCATCGACTTCGCGCTGAACACCCAGCCGGTCGGCGTGCCGCAAGGCGCGATCAAGGTCAGCCAACGCATCATCCTGAACTACTACACCGCCAAGCGCATGCTCGCGGCGTTGCAGGTCTCGGTTCAGCGTCATGAAGCGGCGTTCGGCAACCTGGAAATCGACTTCCAAAAGCGGATGCTGCCGTCGGTTCGCCCGCAGGGCTAA